The window TCCACGTCCCCGACATCGACCGCCTTCAGGCTGCGAAACGCATCGCCTTATCCTCCGCGCATCCTGTAATTCGACACTGGTTGCGACCGACAAATCAGCGAAAAGAGGCCAGAACAAAGGTCTGTTCGTGACGCCAGCGTAAGCACGTGATCGATAGAATTTCGTCCTATATCGACGGTACGCACTGTCACGCATCCGATATCTGTCGGATCGCTCTCTCACATCGGATTTCCGGTTCATCCAGCATGACACGGCTCGCACGGCACTACGTCCCAGAACAACCGCAGCACGTTATCTTGCAGGGGTTCACGGGCCCCGCCTTCCTGGACGAAGGAGACTATCTGTACTTCCTCGCCTGCCTGGCAGACGCAGCGCGCGTCGCCGATCTGGCCGTCCACGCGTGGGTACTCATGCCCGAGGCGGTACAGTTCCTTGTCACCCCTTCGTATGAGTCGAGCGTGGCCATTACGTTGCAGGCCGTTGGCCGTCGGTATGTCGAGACTTTCAATCGCCGCCATGGACGCCGCGGTGCGGTATGGCGTGGCGGGTACCGAGCCGCAGTGATTGAGCCCGACCGGTACTTCCTGCTCGCAAGCCAGATCATCGATCAGGCGCCGGTGCGCAACCGCCTTGTAGCCGACCCGGGAAGCTACCGGTGGTCGAGCTACGCGCACCATATCGGGCTGCGTGTCGATAGCTTTATCAAGGACCATCCACTTTACGGGGCGCTCGGCAATACGCCGCTCGAGCGCTACCGGGCATACCGCGATCTGGGCGCACATCCTGCTGACGAACGCGAGGTCGATAACCTGATGCAGTCGACCCTCGAGGGCTGGGTGCTCGGCAGCGCCGCGTATTGCGAGTGGGCTGCGCAGACAGCCAACCGGCGTTTAATGCCGCTGCTGCTGCGCGACCGGCCGCAGAAAGAACGTCAGCGTACTTAGGCTGCTCATCGCTCGCTTCGAGCTATTCGACGCGACGCCGCGTTGAAATAGCCGAGGCTGTGGAAATGACCAGATCGGCGAAGCGCCTTTCGTCGCGGTCGGCATGCCACCGCGATCTCGCCACCGCGATATTCACCGCGCCGATCCCTCGCCCGTGCGCATTGGTGATGGCCGCCGCAGTTGAAATGTCGCTGACGAAGTACTCGTCTTCTGTATGGGCGTACCCCTGCCTGCGGATTTGCGCGATCCGGTCTTTGATCTTGCGTGGCTGATACACGGTCGACGACGTGTACGGCACGAGATTCGTGCGGGACAGGAGGTCGTCGATCTCCCCGTCAGGAAGCGTTGCCAGGATCGCGAGTCCCGGCGCCGTGCAGTACGCAGGCAGGCGCGAACCGGTAATCACATGGGCGTTGAACACGTTGCGGCTCACGATCCGCAGCACGAACACGATGTCCGTGTCGTCCAGCACGGTGAGATTGGTGGCCTCCTCCGTCTCCGAGCCGAGTTGCTGGAGATAAGGCGTGGCCCGGCTCACGAGCTCGTTCGATGTCAGATAGTGGTAGGTGAAGTCGAGCAGCCGGGGCGACAGTTCATACTTGCGGCTGTCCGGATCCTTGAAAAGATAACCGAGGGCGGCGAGCGTGAAGGTGAAGCGTTGCGTCGCGCTCATGTCGAAGCCGGTGAGCGACGAAATCTCCGACAGCGACAACTGACGCTTGCTGCCGTCGAAGGCGGTGAGCACTTTCATCGCCTTTTCGACGGACTGCACGTACAGGGACGATGCACTCGGATCCGCCGCCTCGGCCCGCGGCTTCGTCGCTGGGCTCTTGCGTTTGCGCGGGGCTTTGGGCGCTTCGATCATCACAGGTTCGTCTTTTCGATTGTTGGCGGATTATCGCATGGCCCTAACACCCTATCGTTTGCCGATATCAGACCCGCGCTTCGCCCATTCGGTCCCATGCGTCGTCGACGCTGCGCGGCAGCAGATGCTTCCTTATACGCTCGC is drawn from Caballeronia sp. NK8 and contains these coding sequences:
- a CDS encoding IclR family transcriptional regulator → MIEAPKAPRKRKSPATKPRAEAADPSASSLYVQSVEKAMKVLTAFDGSKRQLSLSEISSLTGFDMSATQRFTFTLAALGYLFKDPDSRKYELSPRLLDFTYHYLTSNELVSRATPYLQQLGSETEEATNLTVLDDTDIVFVLRIVSRNVFNAHVITGSRLPAYCTAPGLAILATLPDGEIDDLLSRTNLVPYTSSTVYQPRKIKDRIAQIRRQGYAHTEDEYFVSDISTAAAITNAHGRGIGAVNIAVARSRWHADRDERRFADLVISTASAISTRRRVE